The genomic interval tccagaatgtacaatcaactcaaacaaattagcaagaaacaaacaaacaaacccatcaaaaagtgggctaaggacatgaatagacagttctcaaaagaagatatacaaatggccaacaaacatatgaaaacattctcaacatcactaatgatcaggcaaatgcaaatcaaaaccacaatgtgataccaccttactcctgcaagaatggtcgtaatcaaaaaataaaaataaaaaaatagatgttggcatggatgcaatGAACAAGGAACACTTCTAaatactggtgggaatgtaaactagtacagccactatggaaaacagtgtggagatttcttaaagaacgaaaagtagaactaccatttgatccagcaatccacccggaagaaaagaagtcattatacaaaaaagacacttgcacacgcatgtttatagcagcacaatttgcaagtgcaaaaacgtggaaccaacccaaacacccatcaatcaacaagtggataaagaaactaacCCTAGTGCTTTCTCAATAATGACATCCAAGCATCACCAGGCCAATCATGTAATCATCCTTGTTATTTTCTGTGCTTCTGATGCTTTTCTGGGCTTGCATCCTGGACAGGATGCCCTACCAGGGCTGGCCAATTACTACAGATGGTCAAGGTCCCCCCTGGCGAATGCCTTTCCTGTGAAGTCTTGCCAGCACAAGCCCTGTGCCAGCCACCTTGTTGCACACTCCAGGCCACAGCTCCCCTGAACAGATTCCCCCAGAGTCAGGCACCAGACAGCCAGAGACAATCCCTGTGACTCGCAGCCCTGGGTAATCATGCAAAGCAATCAGTCCCAAGCCTGCCTACCCTGCTTTCACTGGCTCCTCCCCCAGGAAGAACTAGAACCTCTGCCTTCAGATTGACCCGGATGCTTCCAATGAGGTCATGATGGCAAGAACAGCCCTGCCACTGCACGCTGTCAGTAACAGACTATTTCTTCAATCACAGTCTTCTCCTGGCCTGTGGGCCTCACCACAACTGAGTAATAATTAAGCTTACATTTAAAAACACTCAAAAATTTACATATGGGACAGAGTTGCATGGAATTAGGcaggcgcacacacacatacacacacacacacccattcgCAGGCACACATTTCACTGGTAAGTTCTAAATAAGCTCAGTGAATCGTGCCACTGTCAATTTCCTGTTTTGAAGACTGTTCTATGTAAATGCAAGCTGCTGACGGTGGGAGGCTGTGTGAAGGGTGTTGGGGGGACCTGCCAGAATATATATGTCAACAAATTTGAATGTATCTATAATAATTTTGAGATAAaaggctttaaaatatttttccaaggtTTATTTTAGGATCCCATGATCTAGTGCTGACTAGAGGAGTTGGATGGGTATCTGTGAGAGCCCCATAAACAAGAAAACCATCTCTGAGGTCTGTGCACCTTGTTCCCCCCTTATTCCTTTCCCATGCTGCACTGCATTGCCCAGGGTGGGAAAGCAACCTGTGGTCACAGGGTGACTGGCCTGAGTCCCTGAGTACTGGAACTACTGAACACACCTGGAATGATTACCTAAGTATTTCCCCTTTCATGGGGGAACAAACACTCTGATCCTCATCAGCTACTAGGAGCTGGCTGCTGAGATCTTTGCCTCAGTGAAAATCCCAGGAGATAAAGATGACGTGGCTGGGCACGTTCTCACCCGGGGGCACTTCCTATCCCTGCACAGGAGTACTGTGGAGTGGCCAGTTCAGGAGGGGTCAACTCTCTCTGCTGGGCTAGGAGCAGATGAGGCCCAAGGCAGGTTCACGTAGGAAACTGCAGCCTCCCTGTGCTCACCCCAGGTCGTGGCACATGGCATGGCTCCGTATCAACCAGAGGAATGAGTCAATAAAACTCATCTGAGTCCTTGCTGGCCCAATCCTGTCTCTCCTGTTGCCAAAAACATCTCTGGAACCACACCCAAGGTTCCCACCCCATGTGACTCTTCCGTCTCCTCTCAGCATCCTCTGGACCTTCTCCAGGGGACAGCTCAGGAAGCAGAGGACCCAACACTCGCTGCTTGAACAAGACCTGGTCCATGAAAGACGAGGCCTGGGGCATGAGGCTGACACGATCAGCTGGGGAACACACGCCCCTCGAGACTCAGTTGTATCACTTGAAAATGTGTCAGGATAAGTGACCACAGGGGCCTTTTTAGTCTACCCTGCAGGATCGTATTCCAGGGTGACAACTTTCAGAGAGCTCAAGGCATGCTCGAGCTGCCTGGGGGCAGGCTGCAGGAGGGAACTTGACTGGACTCTGAGATGCTGGGATCCCGCTTAACGACTCTGACACTGTCTGCACTGAGGCCCTGGCCAGggggagagggacagggacaTGTGAGACTAGGCAGGAAGGCAAGGGACAAAATCACAGCACCCTTGCATGGCCTCATGAGGAGCCTGGAGCCAGCGCTGGGAGGAGTAGAGTCAAGCTGTCCGGAGGGCACTGCTTGCTGGAGAAGGGGCCAGGTGGGGCTGGGGACAAGGCCAGGCCCTGCCAGCAAGATCGTCTCCAGCTGTGCCCTGGCCTTGCTGTTTGACAAGCCTGGCAAGCCCCAGTCCTGGAGGCCCTGGGGAGTTCCATTTGTGCAGGAGCTGGCTGGACAGAGGGGTGACTCAGGAAGCTGTGCACGTGGGAGAGAAGAAAGGTGGCCTGGGGTCAGGCAGAGGAAGGCTCGTGGCCAGGCTGGGACCCTGGGTGCAGATGCAAGACTAGTTGATCGCTCTGAAAGTGAGGAGGGGGGACGTGCCAGGCCTCAATATGAAGCTGTAGACCATCTTTATGTCCTCTTGGGTTAGTGTCTCCACCAGGAAGTGCTTCAGCACCTAGGACAGAGGCTGGGTTTCCATCTGGCCTAGTCAGTAGCCCATGGACCTGGGGCAGCTTCCTCCCATCGTCCCAGGTGCAACAATTATGCTGAAGGGGGAGCAGCAGCCTGGGCCCCAACCTATCCCATTTCTAACCAGCCCCACCTTACGGACCAGGCCCAGACTGAATCCTGCCCAGGTCTTGCCCAAGCCCCATTATTCGGTACAGGCTCCACCCCACTCCCCTAGTCCGCATTTCAATGTTTAGAAGCAACCTCACCCAGATCCTACCCTGTCTTGCTCAGCACAGATCCTCCCTGGTCACGCCGACCTCGACCAACCAAGGCCCCATCCACTGTTCCCAGGTGTCAATCACACCATGCAAGCCCCGCCCCCAGTGTGCAGGTCCcgcctctgctgcccaggccccgccccagcCCGGGCCTGCTTACGtggtgcagcagcagcagcatctctgCTTCTGCCAGGCGCCGCCCGAGGCACTGGCGCATGCCAAAGCCAAAGGGCACGTGGTGGAAGTTCCTGCCGGAGCCCCTGATGTCTAGCCAGCGCTGGGGGTTATAGCGCTCCGGCCTCGGGAACAAGGCGGGGTTGCGACCCAGAGAATACAGGAACACGCGCACCAATGTCTGCGGACGGTGCAGAGTGGGGATCAGGGAATGACTGGGGAGGGAGGTTCTCAGCTGGAGGGGTGTGGGGCTCACTCACCCCAGCTGGGATGTGGTAGTTCTGAAGCACCAAGTCTGAGCTCGCCACTCGCTCCAAAAACAGACCCACGGGGTAGAGCCTGGAGGTGAGGGCATCCACAGAAAGGGTCCTCAGCTGGACGGGGCTCCCTGTGCCCTCAGCACCCTTCCTACCCAAGACCCCCCACAGCTCCCTGGCCCATGGGAAGCCCAGTTCGTGAGGAAGTGCTTCCTTGCACCTGGTGAGCCCGGCCAAACCTCCCCTAACTTGAGCAGCCCCAAGCCCAGAAGGACATGCCCCACGTTAATCCCCAGGGCGTTGAAGAGGGATTCGAGAGGAAGAAGAACTCCCTGTCCTTGAGGGGGAGGAAGAGCAGGTGCAGGGGAATGGGCTGCTCGGTGATGCTGCTTATCAGCCCCAGATTCTGTCTGCCACCACCCAGTGGGGGCTGCTCTCCAGCAGGGGGCCAGGGCCACAGAGAGGCCTCAGCCAGCACCCACCTCAAGGTCTCCTTGAGGGCCGCCCGCAGCAAAGGCAGCTCGGTGGTTGCCTTCTGGGGGTGTTCACTGATGCTGGCTGCGGCGGCCAGGCTCTCCTGGCGCAGGGCCTGCTGCACGTCGGGGTTCCGAGCCAGCTCAAAGAGCGTCATCAGCAAGGGAAACGCCGTCTGCAGAAGCCATGTCTGCAGGGTCAGACCTTGCACAGGAGGACTCAGCCCCCGGGACACCCCTCCCAGGACAACCTCCCTCTGACGGGTGGAGACATCCATGCCCTGAGCATGACACAGCCCTGGGACCCCGGATCTGAAACCTTGATGACCACTTGGGCCAGATTCCCTGACTTCTTCAGGGAAAAGtgacccccatctccaccaagGCCCAGGTCCCCTGCAGCCTCTTCAGGGCGGGTTCTCACAGCCACCATTAGGGCAGGGGGCCCACACCTCAGCATCATCCAGGGAGTTCTGGAgccccagctccctctgcttcCATTGAGTTCTCCCCactgtgtacccacaggcccCTCTGCACTGGCTGGAGCCTGTGCTGCTGTCTTCCCCACAACCCTGCCCTCCCATGCATCTACATTTCTGGCCCAAGGTGACCGGGCACACTGGGAAGGGTGCCCAGTGGAGTCCTCCAGCTGCCTCTCAACCCTCCTTCTCCTTGTACACCCAGAGCTTTCCAGTGGGGACAGAGCTGCTGTGTGTCCAGGGCCTCATCCACCTTTCTTCCAGCCTGGAGCATGGTTCCCTACACAGGtaactgcaaactctgtctcatgTGAGGGGTAGCTCACATTTCCCCTCCCCTGCAAATCTCATCCCTTAACAAAGGAGGGGGAAGGCTGAAGGCAACAGAAATATGGGGCCTGTAGCCTGGGGATGGGACACGTGGGTGCCGTGTGGCATTGGCAGGCAGTGCCTGGGAGGCAGGCTTGGCATCACCCTCTCTGGGTGGGGCTGGTTGCCGGCCTGACCGTGTCCACGCTCCCTGCAGTGAGTTCCATAGAGTTGGCCTTGATGGCTTCTAGTGACAGTTCCGCCTTCAACAGGAGCTCTGCCACGATGCCTGTGTAGTGTTGAGGGCGGTAGAAGGCCAGTTCCTGGTAGATTTTCTGGATACAGTTGTCACCTGTCCAGGGAGCACGGGACAGCCCTCAGATCTTGGTGCTGGGAAGCATCCTTCAGTGTCCTCCTCCTGCCCAGACTGCCCTGACACCCAAATCTCCCTGCTCTCATCCCAAATTCTCCGgatcagcccagcccagccccagcctcacaCCAATCTCCCTGGCAGGACGGTGAGGAATCCCCCAACCCTCCCTGTGGCCTCCATTCCCCACTGGGTGGTGGAGAGGGAGAAATTGGGCCCCCATGGTGTCCCTTCCCCATAGCACTGCCCGGGTCCCTGGCCTCACCATACTGGAAGATGCAGTcccaggcctcaaagtgctccttCCACACCTTGGGGCTGATCCAGCgagacaggctcctgggcatGAACATGAGCTGGACGGTGGATTTGAACATGACCTCCAGGGCATGGAGGAAGTTCAGGCTGGCAGAACTGGGGCTGTGGCCAACCAGGCCCAGCCGCTCTCCAAAAAGGGCTAAGTTGCTGGCTGCGGGGAGGATGCACTGCTGAGCACAAGGCAGCCCAGGGCCTCCTGGCTGCCTCCCCACACTCCCTTCAGTCCCCCATCCCCGTCCCTGGCCACTCCAGGGTCTCTGAGGCTGGACCTTCCCGCATGGCCCACACCTTCTATGGTGTAGTGGAAGATGCTGGGCTGGACGTCCAGGGTCAAGCTCCCCCGGGCGTTCTGCAGCACCTTCTTCCTCAGGGCCTGGGAAAAGTCCCTGGCCACTGCATCCACCATTGGGAGGAACCTCTGCACGGCCTTGGGCGACAGCACATCTGGGTTCAGCCGCAATCGGTTGAAGCGCCATTCAGGCCCATTCCTACAGAGGCCAGGGCAGAGCTTGTGAGGCTGCCCCAGCAAGACACACCCTGACCCGTATCCCATCCTCCTTTTCCCCAAGGGGAATCGGCCTGCAGGGAGCTGACTGGGGGCCCTGGTAGAAGCTGCCTGTTTGTGTTCGAGCTGCAGCCTTTTCTCAGAGCGGCCTCCAGGTGCTGGGCAAAGGCCACTCAGGTCTAAGCAGGGATGAGACAGTAGCTTCTGCCTGCAGGTGCTGACAGGGTAACTGAGGTCATTCCCGGGACCTGGTGACCCAAGTCTGGCACCACCTCACCCATGCAGGCCCTCCCTGTAGTAACAGGGTAGGGCTTTTCTCCAAGAAAGGAGGTGACCCCTGTTGTCAAGCTTTGCCCACCTCACCCACACAGTGTCCTGAGGGGAGAGCCCCTGGCTGCCCTCTCCTCCCCGCCC from Gorilla gorilla gorilla isolate KB3781 chromosome 7, NHGRI_mGorGor1-v2.1_pri, whole genome shotgun sequence carries:
- the LOC101142418 gene encoding cytochrome P450 11B2, mitochondrial isoform X1 — translated: MALRAKAEVCVAAPWLSLQRARALGTRAARAPRTVLPFEAMPQQPGNRWLRLLQIWREQGYEHLHLEMHQTFQELGPIFRYDLGGAGMVCVMLPEDVEKLQQVDSLHPRRMSLEPWVAYRQHRGHKCGVFLLNGPEWRFNRLRLNPDVLSPKAVQRFLPMVDAVARDFSQALRKKVLQNARGSLTLDVQPSIFHYTIEASNLALFGERLGLVGHSPSSASLNFLHALEVMFKSTVQLMFMPRSLSRWISPKVWKEHFEAWDCIFQYGDNCIQKIYQELAFYRPQHYTGIVAELLLKAELSLEAIKANSMELTAGSVDTTAFPLLMTLFELARNPDVQQALRQESLAAAASISEHPQKATTELPLLRAALKETLRLYPVGLFLERVASSDLVLQNYHIPAGTLVRVFLYSLGRNPALFPRPERYNPQRWLDIRGSGRNFHHVPFGFGMRQCLGRRLAEAEMLLLLHHVLKHFLVETLTQEDIKMVYSFILRPGTSPLLTFRAIN
- the LOC101142418 gene encoding cytochrome P450 11B2, mitochondrial isoform X2, which encodes MALRAKAEVCVAAPWLSLQRARALGTRAARAPRTVLPFEAMPQQPGNRWLRLLQIWREQGYEHLHLEMHQTFQELGPIFRYDLGGAGMVCVMLPEDVEKLQQVDSLHPRRMSLEPWVAYRQHRGHKCGVFLLNGPEWRFNRLRLNPDVLSPKAVQRFLPMVDAVARDFSQALRKKVLQNARGSLTLDVQPSIFHYTIEASNLALFGERLGLVGHSPSSASLNFLHALEVMFKSTVQLMFMPRSLSRWISPKVWKEHFEAWDCIFQYGDNCIQKIYQELAFYRPQHYTGIVAELLLKAELSLEAIKANSMELTAGSVDTTAFPLLMTLFELARNPDVQQALRQESLAAAASISEHPQKATTELPLLRAALKETLRLYPVGLFLERVASSDLVLQNYHIPAGVLKHFLVETLTQEDIKMVYSFILRPGTSPLLTFRAIN